The sequence aatgtattcaattatatattgaatacattgatatcatacgatcgattgatcaaaaaaatatattgttgaagttatattataataatataagtTAAATTAAACGATAGTTTATTATTGTATATACACAacgttgtattatgaggtaatttacttgtgtatgtgatgtatctagtacatattgtgaattttatagtcaatcaactatacatattgaatacattgatgtTATACAACCGATTGATCAaggtaattatatatttttgaaattataatataataatgtaagctaaattaaatgataattcatcagagtagaaataaaatacgctatattacgaggtaatatactcgtgtatgtgatatatatagttaaaagctagctaactgaatctatatatacaaatattttgaataatacgttaacatcatatgatcgaggtaataatacactattgaagttataataatgaagctAATTAACCGATAACTCATCATGTTAATACGTTGTATTAATGTAATCGAAATCTccaattcaatcttttttaacccaatttctaatcccaatttgactcatctcctcaattttaatctcaaccgttcatcatatttgatcaacggtcaatattacaatcaattttaactatttttttcttgaaattaggggTGTACATTGGTTGAttcgattttattttatatattattgatttgatttatcggttatctatttttaaatatgttaaaccaataatcaaatcaataaggtgttttgtttatcgatttttgatttattgatttttagtccttaactgttcaatttttgatttaaccaataaaaaaatatgcataaaatagaatagtagcaactaattaaattattttcgcAAATACACACACTCACAATTTTCAAATACATTATCTAccactattattattgttaaaatAACAGTCAATTTCATTGAATTTTTCTTTGTGTTTAGTTTTTAGACAATTTTATACTCAATTAATGTCAATTACAGTCAAAATTGACCTTCATTTCGCCgtaaattaaatttcaattttaacctttttttaatcatattttatctcagtcgttgatcaaaatgatccaacgactgagatcCAAAGAACCgacttttttccttttaaacaaaacaaaaccctaatcaactcatttcccaaaaaatCTTTGCCgcctctcctctctctctctacaAACCCTCTCTTCTCTATCTTCTCTCTAAAACCAAAACATTCCCGACCTCCGTCGCTGCTCTTCTTCGCCGACCTCCGTCGCCGCTCCGCCTCCCTCCGTTCATCCCTCAACAGCGCCGCCACCGTCTCTCCTTCTCAAACAGCCGCCGCCGCCGCTCTCTCCGTCCCGGTGAGATAAATTATTAGTTTCTTATGTTTGCAATTTTGGATAGCCGAGCGATCATTTTTAGCTAACTGTGAATCAACTTGTGCCATTCTTGAATTTTAGCTAACCTTAGCTTCTCTGTCtctttgtgtgtgtgtatgaGAGGGAGTGAGATGTTCCGTTATAGCGAATGTGCAACCCATGTTCTCGCAACTATATGTGGTTCCATAACAGTTTGATTGAAATTTGAGTTAGATGGACAGGAACATTTTTAAAGATTGTATCTTTTTAGCTGATTTTGTGGAATTTAATATAGATGGTTGGTAATTTTCGTGAAGATTGTAACTTTTTGAGGACATTCATTGATTGATAAGTTGGAAAATAATGTGGCTCACAGAAAAATTCCAATTGAGGGAGttatttgttttgtttacttGTTgatttgacacaaagtttaacAAAGTAAAAGAAGACATTTGAATCATGTAATTTATTGAAGATATAATTCGTACGTAGAATATACTAAAATCTtcttaattttgttgttttaatatGTCATTTAGagagttaaaatttaaaagttatcaAAAAGAAAGAGATACTCTTGAACaaactttgaagaaaaataaCAGAAACAAATCGAAACGGaaatgaaaggagtaaaatttTTGGATCATGTAGCTCTCATGTCCATCAATAACTCTATTAGAACTTAATTATATACCCATCCTATTCAGAACTACTGAAACCACTTGGAAGAGTGAGAATGAAAAGTCAGCAATTCATTACattacaactaaaataaatattgtagttGTAAACTCACATAGGCAAAGATAATTAAAGCCATTTCAGGAGCTAGTGAAAGCACTTTGCCATTAATTACAACTCAAATTAAATACTAACTCCCTCCGTTTCGtattagttggcccctattgACTTGACatatctattaagaaaataataattagggatttattttaccaatttagccttattaattatgcttgaaatttgaaaatataaatttgagtaaatacactttgtttagtcatttagtCAATTCTCTTATAATGACACTTCTTTTTGCAAGGATTGTTCATGTATTATGTATTTGGATTGTTGGAATTGAGTTGTTTTGGAGGAAATTATTTATATGCTCTTAATGTTTTTTACTAAAATGGAGTttgtattatgtatttatattctttttgttGATGTTGCAGCTTCCCGTGAGAGAATCTATAAGCAGATTGAAGGTgccattttgaaatatcaagtaattaaggaaaatatcaaaggtatgttgacatagtgaagccgtcTGGGGCTATTTttgattcactattgttgttatcttcttgttagtGTTCATAtcgaagtctagtgaagccgtgtgtggccttgttcgattcactagcattgttgttattttcttgttattgttcatattgaaatctagtgaagccgtgtgtggccttgctCGATTCACTATCACTCTTTGTTGCCATCTTGTTGTTGCTTGCTTCTTGTATTTGAACTTGATGTTGTGGCTTGTTTagtgacttagtaacttgaaaatggtttagcgtagggactttaaagggaatttttttgttttgaatgtggtttgattggtgacttagtaacttgaaaatggttaagtgtagggactttaaaggggattttattgtttagaatgtgacttgtttggttacttagtaacttgaaaatggttaagcgtagggactttaaaggtaatttttgtgttttgaatgtggtagtGATTgatgacttagtaacttgaaaatggttaagcgttgggactttaaaggggattttattGTTTACAATGTgacttgtttggtgacttagtaacttgaaaatggtgactttaaaggggattttattgttttgaatgtgacttgtttggtgacttagttacttgaaaatggttgagcgtagtgactttaaagggaatttttgtgttttgaatgtgacttgtttggtAACTTATTAACTTGCAAATGGTTAAAcataggaactttaaaggggatttttgtgttttgaatgtggtagtGATTgatgacttagtaacttgaaaatggttaagcgtagggactttaaaggggattttattgttttcaatgtgacttgtttggtgacttagtaacttgaaaatggttaagcgtagggactttaaaggggattttattgtttagaatgtgacttgtttggtgacttagttacttgaaaatggttaagcatagggactttaaagggaatttttttgttttgaatgtgatagTGATTgatgacttagtaacttgaaaatggttaagcgtagtgactttaaagggaattttattgtttagaatgtggtttgattgatgacttagtaacttgaaaatggttaagcgtagggactttaaagggaatttttgtgttttgaatgtgacttgtttggtaacttagtaacttgaaaatggttaagtgtagggactttaaaggggatttttgtgtttagaatgtgacttgtttggtgacttagtaacttgaaaatggttgagcgttgggactttaaagggaattttgttgTTTAGAATGTGGTCTGATTgatgacttagtaacttgaaaatggttaagcgtagggactttaaaggggattttattGTTTACAATGTGACTTGTTTGGTGATTTAGGAACTTCgaaatggttaagcgtagggactttaaaggggattttattGTTTACAATGTGAGTTGTTTGGTGATTTAGtaacttcaaaatggttaagcgtagggactttaaaggggatttgattgtttagaatgtgacttgtttggtgacttagtaacttgaaaatggttaagcgtagggactttaaaggggattttattGTTTATAATGTgacttgtttggtgacttagtaacTTGGAAATGTTTAAGcgtagggattttaaagggaatttttttgtttagaatgtgacttgtttggtgacttagtaatttgaaaatggttaagcgtatgggctttaaaggggattttattgtttagaatgtgacttgtttggtgacttagttaattgaaaatggttaagtgtagtgactttaaaggtgattttttgtttagaatgtaacttggttggtgacttagttaattgaaaatggttaagtgtagggactttaagggtgattttttgtttagaatgtttttggttggtgacttagttacttgaaaatggttaagtgtagggactttaaaggtattttttttgttttcaatgtggttttattggtgacttagtaacttgaacttgtgttttgaaatttgtaatcacttgaaaatgtgaattcatgacttgaaattggtttagtgttgatacttgaaatgtgaattcatgacttgaaaatggctaagtttagtcatttgagaagtgaattagagagttgaaaatggctaagtgtagtgttttgaaatgtgtactagtcacttgaaaagtgtgtaagcgacttgaaaatggtttaatgtagttcttcaaaggtgaacttgtgttttaaaatttgtaaacaTAGAGGAAACAAAGAGTGATGAGGAGTTTGTTGGGGCTACTCCTTAGTGTTTTGATGATGGACTTgacttttagataatttttatatatttttgaatttaacttttaattagtgaaaaatcattaggagtgtttaagtattttgaatgttgttggatTCGTTGTGtaagtgttgttgatttgaattgcttaaatgatttgttgatgtAGTGTGTTGTATGATTACTGTAATAATGTGTGTTGCATGAgggatgtatatattgaattgcatttttGATTTAGACAAAGATGAGACTTCTTTTAGGAACTATTGCTGCAAATCTTACTCTTTTATATCGAAGTGCTTTTGAAGGAAAAGTTTCTTTTCTGTTCTGCTTCAGGAAAGCGGAAGCGGTAAAACAGGAAGAGATGAGTGCTTACAACGCTTTTAAAGCTTGTGCTCCAGTCGCATGGAGCCCTAATCTATACATAACCCTTGTAAGGGGTATTCCGGGCACAAGAAGGCTCCATAGGCGTACCCTTGAGGCATTGCGTCTTGGCAAATGCAACCGGACTGTAATGCGATGGAACACACCTACTGTTAGGGGAATGCTTCAGCAGGTTGTAATAGTTTCATGCTTTCAACATGGACTATAGTTTAATGCGTTTTCTCACCTTCATCTAGTCTGGTTTATACAAATTTTGTGGTCAccaaagatttatatttttttctctcatttgaTCTTAGGTGAAAAGATTGGTTGTCGTTGAGACAGAAGAGATGTACAAGGCACGTATGGAGAAAATAGCTAATCACAAAGCTCTACGCCCTCCTTTGGTTATAAACCATCACGCAGCCCCTGCAGCTGATTCAGTTCAGTAACTGTCGAAACTCTTTCCTGGTCAGTTTTTAATTTTGTCCTGCTAATGGTCCGACAATGTAGTGCACCCAAGTAATATTTTGGAACATTTTGAAGCTGTAGTAGGAGCTTCTGCTCTCAGCATATGCTATGAAATTGCATCGAACCTTTGTATTCAGGTGGTGGTTATGATTTTTTTGGCTATAGTAGAAAACACTATGCCTCTGGAACAATCTAGAGAGTTGATAAGGTCATTATTGTGTAATAAGTGAAGAAAGATGATAGAAGCGCGTAAACTAAAAACTGGTTCTAGCCCGTTGATACGAGGTTACCAGGAACCAGGAATGATTTTGTGGTCATGCATATAGAAAATGCTATGAAGGAATGCTTTATGTTCATGTGAGGTTAGGAATAACCTTAGATCTTTCGGGTTTCTCCGGGAAATATAGCTCGATTTTCACTgcattctttttctctttccttctcttttatcttcttcttcctcgtCTCCTCTTTTCACTTTGCTGCTATTTATGAACCTCCTCATGTGATTTCTGACTTGACACAAAATGTTACTGAGTTATTTAGTGTAAAAGCTTGCAAACCACACAAAAGTAAATTGTACTAGGCAAGCCCCATCTGACCAAGCTCGACCGAGAAAGCATGCATGGTTTTTAAGTCCGTTGCTCAACCATCCTTATTATCTTAATTGTTTATCTTTGATCTgctgataaaataaaatatatgaaatagaaaataatatatattatcaaGAGTGGGTAATCCACTACACGAGCTCAATATATTCAAAAGGTTATTCAACTGAGGTTAACAAATTCATTGGACCCAATTTCATGTCTTTAAATTGGGTCAGAATCAAAATTAACCCGAAACACCAAAAATCGATTTCACCCTTTCCTCATGGTACTAATTTGTTATTGATCACCCAATAATATTTAGCTTTGCAATATAGTCCTTATTGATATCGCACAAAATTTCTCATGCCTGATGCTAATGGGATCAAAGCGTACGTTAGTAATGCTAATGCTTTCGGTTAGTGGACTTTTTCATATTGGGTGCAGTATTATTTAGGTTGCTTCACCTATGAAGCACGACAGAATATATTTCTCTCCCATGACCTTGTTTTTACGATTTAGGTTGCTTTCCAGCTCACTAATTCTTTTCTTGTTTTCCATGGCACATATTCAAAAGGCGTCTTCCACTAAAAAAGGTAAGGCTAGAGTTCGGAGCTTTCGATTAACCGGTAAAGTTGTTATCATGTGATTAGGAGCTCACGAGTTTAAGTCGTAGAAACAGTTTTTGCAGAAATATAAGGTATGATTGCGTACAATCAAGGGCGGAGCTAACCTTTGATAAGCGGGTTCATGAACCcctttcaaaaaattataaatgaccaaaattattttttaagacatataatagatgttgaatttCCTTCGactaatttttattcaaattatacaTATCATAGCCCAAATTCAAAGTAAGTAACCCACCAATGCTTACAGCCCAAAGGGGCAAAGCCGAAGAGTCTCACCCAAACTCCTAAAACCTCAGCACAAGCAGAATTCTCACTTGAGAGAGCATTCCCCCACAAGTAAGTTTACAATTTTATTgttatctttatcaaaatcttttcttctttgggtGCATTTCAATAGGTCAATTGCATCTAGGGATAATCTTGAACTGTGAGTATGCCTTATTGTTGCATCTTTGTGAATAAACATTCTGTTTATCGTCTTGGGTCACCTTGGATTTctctaaaatttcttcttttaggGTGTAATGGAATGAAAAGATGTGTTGGGTTCTGTCCTGAATTTGATTTTCAACTGCTttcaagatttatttattttaatagccGTGGTGTCCGGGACAGTTTACTGTGCACCTCCCACAAGTAACTCTGTCTACCAAGGCTAGaatagatgagaagaaatcacgtGCTCAGCCCACTTCCTGCTTTTCAAGATTTTACGTAGAAAGATGAATAATTTTACAAGAACAGAAAAACAAATTTCAGTTTTTGGTTAATGTTGGGCAGAGAAAAGGTCCAACCCCATCAGTTAAGAGTTTCCAATTCACCTTGACAAGTTatgtggatgttgggaaaagtaAGATAAAAGTCGATAAAGAACCTAAGGTCCTAAGATAAGGAGATCAATGAGTTTATCAtcttcaaaatttgattttggtTACGTTTGAAAGTTGTGGATGTTAGTATTTGTGTATGTACTAGTGTGGGGACTCTATGCTGTGAGCTTGATCCGCGATTTAGTTAGACATAGGTATAAGTGAACCAGAAAGAGTAAGTGAGTGCGGTGGAAGGAAGGGACTCCTAGATTGAGTGGGAGTGTTGGTTGAAAGTGAAGCTCATTGAAATGAGCAGCACTTAGCAGGGCTTGCCATTGTGCTACAGATAACAGATTGTTTCTTCTGGATTATTTTAACATCTTCATTGAGTGACTTGGGTTTTCGTTTTTATGCAGTAATTGAGTAATGCACAGCTTTATAGTTTTCTGCATTGTTTTTGGGTGTAAGAAACTTGTATCTAGTGATAACTGATAAGTGACTAACCAACCAATTTGATCTTAAGAGAAATTTCACCACACTTTCAAGAGGACCTTTAATTTCCCTTTTCCCCATTCTCTTATGTTGGTGGATAGGTGCGTCCCCGACGGGTTACTGAACCTTCTAAGGTTAAGTATCCTCAATCAGAAGATTCATACTTTTACTTTCTTGAAGGACCCTATTATTCTAAGTCTTGTTGAGTATCAATCTGTTTAATGTTTTAATTCGCTCAACTTTGAAGAGTGCCTACACGCTACGTGTATGCTCATGTAGAGACTAATGGTATGGTAATGCTCCTACTGTTGACTATTCTCTTTGCTCCTAGGGAAGcaattttctttgttttgattatagGAGATACTTATCACTTACGAATGTCACAGAAATGTCCCAATATCTACTCTTCTCAAAGTAATACAAAGAGACTAGAATAATAGAATTTTGGTAAATATGCGAAATCAtcattgatttttcatgaaatgCTAAGCTTGGTATTTGTAGCAGCGGATGAGAGAAAAATCTGTTTCTATAGTCGAGAAATGGATGTTTACACTAACCTGTTCTTGAACATTTTTTCAGTTGTGTTCAAATCTGACTAGAATGAAAAAaggtctttattatttttaaataattaaagaaaaagataaacaaTTGCAGTGATATAATAGGTGAAATCTCAATGGTTTACGCTTTGATGGTCCACATCATTGGTTCATGTCACCAAAGGCTTAGTGTTGGTGCATTATGTTATGTTTTCACATCTTTTATCTTGCCCTTGAATTTTCAAATACTAGTGATTATTGTAAAATGTTGGTTTCAAAGGCAAATATTCTAATTCAAGGTTCTCAGGGATTGTAGTATAGAATCcagttgtcacacccctttttcgactccaaagattatgttttaagggtcgaaagggttttaattatttaagtgacaagaaatgaaaattatttgtttcgaagaaggattgtttttacatttttgagattagagtcgccacttggcataatctggtgtgccaagtcaccattagaaaattcttttcaaaaccatttgactctttaaactggtttgcgaacagagatctCGGCTAAGGAGttctgttgaccgagaggaaggtgttaggcacctctcgatcccgtggttcaaccacggtcgcttgatagtgtatcgactattttttttggcactaagaaatgtataaaccacacaaaaaacatgcaaaataatcaaacgaaacaaaacaatccaaaatgtaaagtctagttcaattatacagtccaaaaatagaaaaatacgaaaatataaatcttgTTCTAAattaaatctagactaagctccaatgtcttacccgatgccgcgggccttcatcacgatcatttttcgccaacatgatacgtcggggcattccccgatgaataaatacaagtgatctcggggcattttccggctaaatgaatacatttgaattaaatacgataaactacaaagaaacatgCACATTCCAACATACAACCAAAACgtcaatcttaaattcttgcctacccgaacctatattgcctatccatttcaacatggcATAAATCTATCACATTCACTTGTACCGAATGGAACAAAAAGACAACAAACCAACGTTAATCTACGatcaacttttatcaatttctcgatTCCAACCCCCGCTAGCTTCGTTTTTACCAATTACACCAAAATTACTCCAATTCGTttcatatatcatcaaaaaaACACACCGTGAGCACAAAAATCATGACATCATAACGTCGACAAAACTCACAAACTACGATCACATCATACACAATCACAACAATTAAACACATTTTAGACAATAACAAGAATATAGAGTTGAGGGATGGACCTTAAACCGCTCTTTGACCAATATTATTCGACGAGATAAAGAAAACCCGCCTCCGACAAATCTGTCCAGCTCGGTATTTGAGAAATTGAAACCCGAAATTCGATTCAAATAACCAATTCGTAAAGCAACTGAAAGTATTCAATATACGCCTGAGATCGATCCTAACCGACAAAACTGACCCAAACGGGTCAAAATCTAACCCAAACACACCGAAACATAACCTGAACGAATCGAAATCTAACCCAAACAGTCCAAAATCTGAACCAAACCCGCCGAAACCAACCCGTTCAAGCAGATTTCAGATGGATTTCATTGTTCGATCTTGGTTCTCGACGACTTTTCCAACGGAGTTAATTCAAAAAACTTATCGGGATCGATCCTAACAGACGAAACTGACCCGAACGAACCAACGAGTACCAGGACTGGAATTTcagaggaaagaaaaataatggaaaactcaCGGTACCGGAGCTCTGGTGAGCTTGGCGGCAGGACGCTGGAACAGGGATCGGATTCCAAGAAAACCCAGTACCTTCCGGCTGTATTTCTCCACAAAAATTGAGGACGAGCAAGACCCGCACCCCCAATTCTCGCTGGATTCAGTCTGAATGTTGTCAGAATCGACCCAAATAAGCTGGAATCGACCCGAACAAGCAGATTTCAGGCTGATTCGATCAGCGAGTTCTGGTTCTTGGTGATGAGTTTTCCggtcaaaaaaaataataaaaaaattcctcTTTCGAACTTCCGATCTCGATCTCTCTTCGCGACCCTCTCTCTCAACTTCAGCTTCTATCTCCTCTCCGAAGCTCCATCTCCCTTAAGCTCTATCATGTGTGCGTATGGTCCGGTTTTTGGGTGTCTATGGCGTGAGTTttgtgaaagagaaaaaaatggacCCTCTGTTATTGTGaggaagaaactaaaaaaatcatcatccggttcttggtattttttttttctttaatgtgTATCAATGGAATATTTCCCTGTCTATGGTCcctttgtgtgtgtgtatatatgctgtgaggtgagggtggggtagtgaggtCAGGTAGGTGGGGTCATGTGGGGTAGGGGCgtagggtgtgatgtggtttattttgattgggtgagttgttaggataagatgtaggggttaggataggataggatttgttagggagtttgttattttttgtattttgtgagggtataataacatgggtgagggtacatggtaggataaaataaaaatgggtaaaagtgaataaaaattgaactttaagaggacaaaatcacgtgtctacaccaGTTTTACTTCTCTTTGCACGAGACTTGCTACATCTTTTACAGGTTTGTCTAAGTTAACTATTTTAG comes from Capsicum annuum cultivar UCD-10X-F1 chromosome 2, UCD10Xv1.1, whole genome shotgun sequence and encodes:
- the LOC107859977 gene encoding uncharacterized protein LOC107859977 isoform X1 encodes the protein MSAYNAFKACAPVAWSPNLYITLVRGIPGTRRLHRRTLEALRLGKCNRTVMRWNTPTVRGMLQQVKRLVVVETEEMYKARMEKIANHKALRPPLVINHHAAPAADSESRSSKTRGEPRI
- the LOC107859977 gene encoding 50S ribosomal protein L30 isoform X3, whose protein sequence is MSAYNAFKACAPVAWSPNLYITLVRGIPGTRRLHRRTLEALRLGKCNRTVMRWNTPTVRGMLQQVKRLVVVETEEMYKARMEKIANHKALRPPLVINHHAAPAADSVQ
- the LOC107859977 gene encoding 50S ribosomal protein L30 isoform X2 — protein: MSAYNAFKACAPVAWSPNLYITLVRGIPGTRRLHRRTLEALRLGKCNRTVMRWNTPTVRGMLQQVKRLVVVETEEMYKARMEKIANHKALRPPLVINHHAAPAADSQKQ